The following DNA comes from Candidatus Syntrophosphaera sp..
TCAGGACAAATTCACAGAAGCACTGCGCGTTTTGGAAACCCTGCCGGAAAGCGCCATGGACTTCGACGCGACTGTGCTCCTGGCTGGGATCAGCTTCAGCAGGAAAGATTACGAAAGGGCCCTGGCCATCTATGAACAGGCCTCAGGGCTTGCCAGCACGCCCCACCAGAAAACAGAGGCCCTCTCCTACCGCGCCTACACCCTCTATTACATGAAGAAATACGACGAGGCCTCCAGCCTGTATTATGACCTGGCCACAGGCGGCCTGAACGCCGACATTTACCTCTTCCAGGCTGCCAAAGCCGCCGCGCAAGGCAAACAGTGGCAACGCGCGCTAGACCTCTATGACCGCTTCCTGGAAGATTTCCCGGAATCCGAGCATTACCTGCAGGCCCTGGCTGGAATCGCCAACACCCAATACAATCTGGGGGCCTACGACGCATCCCTGGAAACCTGGCTCAATCTGCTGCGCAGGTTTACTGCCCACACCTCCGTCGCGGATGCTGAACTCGTCCTGCTCAATGAAGCCTTCACCGGCATCGAGATCAGTTGCCGCCAGCTGAATGCGGCCGCTTGCATAGAACGGATCTCTGAAGTCATCGAAACCTTCAGGAGCGATTACATCAAATTCGAGCTGGAGTATCTTCTGGTGAAGCTCTATGCCGACGCCGAACTCTGGTCTGAACTGCTCTCGGAAGCCTCCGCCCTGCGCGGTTTGCTCAATCTTCCGCAGTCAAGGCGGGACGCAATCGAGCTGCTGATGTTGGAATCCCTGGTAAAGCTCGATCAATACGGCGCGGCAGACAGCCTGGCCTCGCAGATCCACTCCAGCTCCCCCAGCCGCGAACTCCTGATCAAATGGGCTGAACTGGCCGTGCTCACCGGTAATGCGGAGCTTGCCTTGGACCGGTATCTGGAGGCCTTTCAGATGTCGCCGGAACCGGATCTCTGGCTGCGTATGCTCGATCTCTCAACCCAAAACGGCTTCATCCGCTTCGGGGAGCTGTGGGACCAAGGCCAGGCCTACCATTCTTCCCATCCCCAGGGCAAGCTCAATCAGATCGAATACTTCTTCCACACCGGCGATCTGCTGACCGCAGCCGCCCTCGCGGATTCGATCCTGGATAGCGAGCCCAATCCCTGGTTCCGGGCACGGAGCGAATACTGGCTGGGCAGGATCGCCTTTGAATCTGGGGATCATTCAGCAGCCTTGCGCAGTTTTCGCAAGATCAGGCTGCTGCACAAGGATTTACCTGATGTCTACATCCCCGCCAGCTACCACTACATTGTCTGCCTGATCAATCTGGAAGCCCTGCAGGAAGCGCAGCTCACCTTTGACGAAGTCCGCGACGAACTCAGCGCCGAACAAGTCCGCAATATCCGCCTGCTGCTTGAAGAAAGAAGGTAGGCGGGCCTGTGATCAACATCAAAATTCCCCGTCCCGCATCCCGCCGCGCTATTTTCCTGATCCTTGTCTGCCTGGCTTGGACTCTTGCTCTGACAGCCCAACCTCAGATCCTCCCTCCCGTGGAGATTGGCTCGGACACTGTCGTCAAGGCCCCCCTGCTCAAAAAGGCCCTCCTCTTCCCCACCGAAGTTCCGTCTGATTCTTTGGCCCCGCTGGTCCCTCGGGTTTTGGAGGTCAAGCATGAGCCCCCGGCCCTGATGCAAGGCCTCATCCGCCCCCTGTATCTGAATCTGGGCATGAATTCATCTTTCGGAGCGGGCCTGCACGCCTCCTACTATCCCACCCTGCGTTTCATGCCCTTGTTGTCGCTCGACGCCAACCTCGGAGTTCCCGATTCCAACCGTTTTTTGACCCGCACCGATGGCCATCTCCAAACCCGTTTCGGACCTAAGTTTTCCCTCGACCACGGTCTGGTTTTCCAGAATTCCCGCGGCGACGATTTTTCCTCTTCCCTCTTCGGGTACTTCTTGCACAATGAACTGAGGGAACTCAAGCTCGGACCTCTCGAATTCTCAGGTTTCAAAACCCGCTTAAGCCTGGAAAACCTGGACCAATCCGCGACTGCTGTGTCTGATGTGAAGTTTATCCCCGGATTTGAGCATTCCCACTCCCTCTCCTGGAAAAAGCACAACCTGCGCAACGGTTTTTGGCTGCAGGATGACAGCCATGCCCTGTCCATCCAGTACAAGGTCCCCTTCATAAGTTCGGCAACTCCAGAGCTGGACCTTGGTCTGATGACGGATTTTCATCGCCTGTTGCCTGCTGTGGACATCCACAAAAGGATCGTGCTGAAGCCCAATCTATACCTGGAATTGAGCAACCAGGCAAAATTGCGCGGCCACAGTTATTCCCAACTGGGCGAAATCCATCCCTGGACGCTGCTTCCGGAAGGAGAACAGTTCACTCTGGTGCCTCTGGATCTGTCACTTAAAGCCTACCAGTTGTTCCGGCAAGAGGGATTTCTCAGCATGCTTTCCTTCTCCCACAATGCAAGCTTCGCCTACAACGAGCCCTTGCTGGGCACTCTGGAGAATGGAAATCAGACCATCCTGAGCCATCAAAAGCTGCTCGCCAATCACAGCGCCCTCGATCTGCGCCTGAATCTATTCGGATTGAAATTGAACCAATCACTGAACCTCGATCTGGAACACCTTCCCGGCTCGGATTGGCAGCGCCGCCCCTATTCACCGATGTTCAGGGCGGTCACCTCAACCAGTTTCGCTTTCGGCGACACGGAGATCTCAGCCAGCTTCGATCAGGCTTATGCTCAGGAAGACGAATTGGGCAAGCAGTTGCCCGAGATCCTGGATCTCAGCCTCTCACTACTATATCCCCTCAGCCGGGACCTGCGCCTCAAAGCTTCATTGGCCAACATTTTCAACACTCCCTATCGCAACTACGGCGACCTCCCCCAAGCGGGCAGGACTCTGTTTGTCTCGGTTTCCTACCTGCCCTTGCGCTGATTGCCAGTATTAGCCATCTAATCTATTGCGCGACTATCACCAACGCGTGATATCCTGATCTTTGTTCACACTATCTTGTCTATCTGTCTGTTCTGCAGTTTATTGCCCATCTCTCCCCCTTATGGCTCCCCTTATCATTACGGTGTCATTACGGACTCATTACGGACAAAGTCCGTAATGAGTCCGTATTGATAGCGTAATGATCAAGAGGGCAAAAGGCTTCCGATCAGAGAAAAATCAAGCCTGGAGATTCCAAACAAGCGTTCCCGGAATTGTGCTTGACCAAAAAGCTGTCCTGGATAATCTGCCCTGAAATGACTTATCTCTTCTGGAGGTTAATTTGCGCAACTTGGATATGAGCCTGGAACTGGAGCGAATCCTTTCCTTTATCCGGGATTACACGCATGACGCGGGATTTTCCAAGGTCGTGCTCGGCCTTTCGGGCGGCGTGGATTCCGCTGTGTGCGCGGCTTTGGCCGTAAAAGCCCTGGGCAGGGAAAACGTCACCGCTGTCACCATGCCCTATAAAACGAGCCATCCCGACTCGCATGGTGACGCGATTGTGCTGATCAACCAGCTTGGCTGCCAGTACGCGTATGTGGATATCTCGCCCATGGCCGACGCCTATTTTGAACAGTCTGAATCCAACCTTTCCCCGCTACGCAAGGGAAACTGGCTGGCCCGCATGCGGATGTGCGTGCTGTATGACATATCCGCGGCAACCCACGCTCTGGTTGTGGGAACCAGCAACCGCACCGAACTTATGGTGGGCTATTTCACCCAATATGGCGATTCCGCCTGCGCTTTCGAACCGATCGGGCACCTCTACAAGACTGAGGTCTGGCAATTGGCAAGGATGCTGGAAATTCCTGCCAGGATCGTCAACAAGATCCCCACGGCCGATCTCTGGGCTGGCCAGACCGACGAAGCGGAGCTGGGAATGCCCTATCAGGAACTGGATGAGATCGTCTATGCCCTCACGGATCTGGACATCAACATCCAAGCTACGGAAAACCTTGATTTTCCTCTGGAGCAATACCTGAAAGTAGATAAGATGATCCAGAGGTCCGCTTTCAAGCGTCAGATGCCCCCGGTCCTGGAGTGACTCCATGCTGCTGAATAAAGAAAGATGCGCCAAATGCAGGTCTGAACGCAGCGTCCGGAACTGCCCCCGCCTGAGGGGCAAACTGATCGGCTGGAAATGCTGCAACGGCCTTCGCATCGACCTCCGCTGCCCCGAATCATGCCCCTACGCGGCAAGTTTCGACGCCAGCAAGGTCAGCCCCTTTCCCGCTTTCCGGGCCGATTCCAACACGGAGTTTGGCCAGGCTGCCAGGCGCTTCATAGATCTCTGGTGCTATCAGCCCCAACCCGAGCTGGAAGGCAATACCCCAGCTGAAAAAGCCGCAGGAGACAGCACAGCGCTGCTGGCCTGGCTTTCGAAATTCCAATATCCGGCCAATTTCCCCGTGGCCTATCTGATGGAAAAACTCGGCTTTGAGCACGAGCGGCCGGAGGAACCGGAAACCCCGGAAACTGTTGCCCTGGGCTTCTTTGACGCCATAATCGCCCATAATTGGGAGCAAACCAGAGCTTTTAGCCAGAACGAACTGGACGACCCGGAACTGATAAAGCGCTATCAGCATTTGCTTTCCACCATTCCAGAACTGGCCAGGACAAAAAGCTGCGATATCCTCCACGCCGGAGCCGCCGATGATGGTGTGAGCGCGATCGTTGTTTTGGAACTGAACCGGAAACTGGTCTGGACCGTACTTCTGAGCTCATCCACTGGCAGCTGGCGGATCAAGCAAAACCTGAACGGCAGCCCCCAGCTCTATTACGCGCAGAACCAGCTCTTCCGGGAAATAGCCGAAGCCCTGGGCAACGGCAATGACCAGCTTGCCTGGGATCTGATCAAACAGAGCCTCCCAAAATATCCAGACTGCGCCGACCTCTATTATTACCGCGCCCTGTATTGGCAATTGGCCAAAAACAAGGACCGGATGCGGGAGGATTTCCTTAATTCCTGGGCCTTGGACAACAATTTCTTCGAGGCCGGCTTTGCCCTGGCAACCCTGTATCTGAGCGAAAAAGAACTGCTGCCGGCCCAAGCCGCGCTCAGGCAATTGCAGGTCCTGAGGCCGGAAGACCTGAACGTCCGCAACAACCTTGCCGCCTGCGCGGCCGGACTGGGCAACACGGAAGCCGCGATCGGCCTCTGGCGGGAAATCCTGAACACAGACCCCAACTATGAACCAGCGAGGAAAAATCTTGAACGCTACCCAAAGAACTGACGCCAAGTACATGAAACTGGCCCTCAAGGCGGCCGAAAACGCTCGCGGCATCTGCTCTCCCAACCCATTTGTGGGAGCGGTTGTTGTCAAGGACGGCAAAGTTATGGCTGAGGGCTGGACGCAAAAATGCGGCGGCGACCACGCTGAGGTCCAGGCCCTCGCCAAAGCGGGAAAACAAGCCCGCGGAGCCGATCTTTACGTGACCCTGGAACCCTGCTCCCACTTCGGAAAAACCCCTCCCTGCACCGAGGCGATCATCTCCGCTGGGATAAAAAGGGTGGTTTTTGGCCTGCTTGACCCCAATCCACTGGTGAACGGAAAAGGCATGCTCCGGCTCCAGGAAGTTGGCGTCGAGGCCGTTCCGGGGATTATGAAACCTGAGATCTCGCGCCAGCTTGAGTATTACCTCTGCCGAATGCAAAAGCACCGTCCCTTCGTGATCTGGAAAACCGCGCTGTCCCTGGATGGCAAATATGCCGCCCAAGATGGTTCCTCGCGCTGGATCAGCAGCGAAAAGTCCCGCGCTTTGGTGCACCAGCTACGTTCGGAAGTGGATGTCGTGCTCACAGGAATTGGCACCGTTCTGGCCGACGATCCCCAGCTGAACGTGCGCCTGCGCAATCCTCTCAAACAGCCGCTGCGCGCCGTTCTGGACCCAAAACTGCAGCTATCCCTCGATTCGCGCGTGGTCGCGGGACAGGGCAGCAATCCCACCCTGGTCTTCTGTGCCCGGGGCCGGGACAGATCGCCCAAGGCGGAGATCCTGATGCAGCAAGGTGTTTCCATCCATCCCGTGACCGCGTCCGGCAATAATCTGAACCTGCGGGAGATCCTGGGTATCCTGCATCAGCAGGGACATTACGCCATCCTCCTGGAATGCGGCAGCAAACTTGCTTCAGCCTTCTTTTCCGCCCGTTTGGTGGATAAATGCCACATCTTTTATGGGGCCAAGATCCTGGGCGGGAAAAAAGCCGCGCTGTTAGAGTTTGACATTCCCACGATCTCATCCGCTCTGGCCCTGGAAGATGTTTCCTGCGAGGCTTTAGGCAATGATCTACTGGTCCGGGCCTATCCGGTTTTTTGATGGCCAGACCGCAGAACTAACTTATCATATCATCAGGCTTACCATACAGCAAGCCGATAATCCAATATCCATCATGGAGGAATAAATGAAGATCATCCACTTTGACCAGGCCAAACTCGAGCCTGTGAACGCGGAAGGCGCGGCCGGTACCAAAATCCGCTGGCTCGTTGCCCAAAAGGACGGGGCGCCGAATTTCGCCCTGCGCATGTTTGAGGTCGAGCCTCAGGGCCACACGCCTTTCCACATCCACGATTGGGAACACGAGGTCTATGTTCTGGAAGGAACCGGCGTCCTGCAGACCGAGCGGGGCGACCTGCCCTTTGCCGCCCATGACGCCATCTATGTGGATCCCGGCTTGAAGCACGCCTTCAAAAACACCGGGACCGGCATCATGAAGTTCCTGTGCATCATTCCGCACGAGCAGCCCCAGCCGAAAAAAACCGTCAATCCCTTCGCGGAAGAGACCGCGAACAACTGTTAGGAAAAAACAATGCCAAACGCCAAGAACCTGAAATTCCTGAAAGATCTGGTCTCAGCCCCCAGTCCGTCCGGTTTTGAAGCTCCCGCCCAAAAGGTCGTGCGCGAATACCTGAAACCCTACGCCGATAAGATCAGCAGCGATGCCAACGGCAACCTGATCGCCCTCAAAAAAGGCAGCGGCAAGACCAGGGTGATGGTGGTTGGCCATGCGGATGAAATCGGCCTCATTATCAACCACATTGACGAACAGGGCTACATCTACGTGAAATCCCTGGGCGGCTTCGACGTCAATTTGCTGCCCGGTTTGCGGATGGATATCTACCACGCTGGCAAGATCGTGCGCGGGATCATCGGCAAAAAACCGATCCACATGATGCGCGGCAGCGACGAAACGCCCAAACTCAAAATGGAGGACCTCTGGATCGACATTGGCGCTTCCAACAAGGATGAGGCACTGAAAAAAGTAGCCGTCGGCGACGTCATCACCTACAGTAGCGTGTTTGAGCAGCTCTCGGATGACCTGATCGTTTCCAAGGCCACCGACAACAAGGTGGGGGTCTATGTGGCTGCCGCCGTGCTGCGGGAATTGGCCAAAAAGCCGATCAATGCCAATTACTACGCCGTTTCCTCCGTGGGCGAGGAAACCACCATGCGCGGCGCCAGGACCAGTGCCTGGCAGATCGAGCCGGATATCGCCATCGCGGTCGACGTGACCTTCACTTCAGACATCCCCGGAGCCGACAAACGCTTGTTTGGCGACGTTGCGCTGGCCAAGGGCCCAACCCTCAGCATCGGCGCGGCCATGCATCCCGCCATCCATGCCAGGCTGCTTGAACTGGCCAGAAAACACAAGATCCCCTATCAGGTGGAGATCGCTCCAGGCCGCACTGGCACTGATGCCGACGCCATCCACGACCTGCGCGGCGGAGCAGCCATGGCCGTGGTCGGCATCCCCAACCGCTACATGCATTCGCCCAACGAAGTGATCTCGCTCAAGGATCTGGACGCCGCCGTCAGGCTGATAACCGAGTTTGTCCTCTCCCTGGACGACAAGCTCGATCTGACGCGATAGCACAGCCACAAGCAGATACGAACCAATAGCTTCCGGCATCGGCGCGGACATTTATCCCGCTGATGCCGGTACCTTTTTCCCCTGGCAGTTTCACCTCACACATCCCGAACAAAGCAAGGAATGTGTTGTGCCAAAACAGGACTGGCATCCGCTTCCGGAATAGCAGGCATCGTTGCTTCAAATTCCATGGGCGGCTTTAACACAGAGGCCCAGACCAAATATCAGTTGACGCAAAACGCGGTCTGGTATTTATGGTTTTATTCCGGTACTCGCATGAGCTATCGGCACATATAAGAAACCAAGGAGTTGGATAATGCCCAAAACGCATCGTGGAAAAGAGATAAAAAAGCTTCCCAGCCGGGGACGTGGAGAATGTCCCGTTTGCCATCACACTGGCATCAAACTCTTGTATGAGGTCAAGGTTGGGGATAAAACCCACAAGGTCTGCAAAAACTGCAAAAAGATCGCCGCTGAAAAACTAAGCGCCTAAGCGGCAATGCTTTCCGCGCATCAGATGCAGATTGCCCTGAGAACATTGTTTTATGGGTGATCTGTTTTTTATTGGAGCGCTAAATTGAGACCGGTCAAAGCACTGGGACAAAATTTCCTCATCCGCCCGGATATTGCGGCGGAGATCGTGGCACAAGCCGGGATAGGCGCGGCGGACACAGTTTGGGAGATCGGGCCCGGCAAAGGTATCCTGACCCGGGCTTTGCTGAAGACAGGCTGCAGCATCAAAGCCTTTGAGCTGGACCGGCGGTTGGAACAGCCCCTGCGCGACGAATTCGGCGATTCCATTGAGTTGGTCATGGGGGACATCCTCAAAGTGAACTGGCCGCAGGAACTGGCCGAATATGACGAGCCGATCAAACTTGCGGCCAACATCCCCTACAACATCACCTCTCCCCTCTTGCATCATTTGGAAAAGCACCATCAGAGCTTCAACAGG
Coding sequences within:
- a CDS encoding NAD+ synthase; its protein translation is MRNLDMSLELERILSFIRDYTHDAGFSKVVLGLSGGVDSAVCAALAVKALGRENVTAVTMPYKTSHPDSHGDAIVLINQLGCQYAYVDISPMADAYFEQSESNLSPLRKGNWLARMRMCVLYDISAATHALVVGTSNRTELMVGYFTQYGDSACAFEPIGHLYKTEVWQLARMLEIPARIVNKIPTADLWAGQTDEAELGMPYQELDEIVYALTDLDINIQATENLDFPLEQYLKVDKMIQRSAFKRQMPPVLE
- a CDS encoding TonB-dependent receptor, with protein sequence MINIKIPRPASRRAIFLILVCLAWTLALTAQPQILPPVEIGSDTVVKAPLLKKALLFPTEVPSDSLAPLVPRVLEVKHEPPALMQGLIRPLYLNLGMNSSFGAGLHASYYPTLRFMPLLSLDANLGVPDSNRFLTRTDGHLQTRFGPKFSLDHGLVFQNSRGDDFSSSLFGYFLHNELRELKLGPLEFSGFKTRLSLENLDQSATAVSDVKFIPGFEHSHSLSWKKHNLRNGFWLQDDSHALSIQYKVPFISSATPELDLGLMTDFHRLLPAVDIHKRIVLKPNLYLELSNQAKLRGHSYSQLGEIHPWTLLPEGEQFTLVPLDLSLKAYQLFRQEGFLSMLSFSHNASFAYNEPLLGTLENGNQTILSHQKLLANHSALDLRLNLFGLKLNQSLNLDLEHLPGSDWQRRPYSPMFRAVTSTSFAFGDTEISASFDQAYAQEDELGKQLPEILDLSLSLLYPLSRDLRLKASLANIFNTPYRNYGDLPQAGRTLFVSVSYLPLR
- a CDS encoding M42 family metallopeptidase, which produces MPNAKNLKFLKDLVSAPSPSGFEAPAQKVVREYLKPYADKISSDANGNLIALKKGSGKTRVMVVGHADEIGLIINHIDEQGYIYVKSLGGFDVNLLPGLRMDIYHAGKIVRGIIGKKPIHMMRGSDETPKLKMEDLWIDIGASNKDEALKKVAVGDVITYSSVFEQLSDDLIVSKATDNKVGVYVAAAVLRELAKKPINANYYAVSSVGEETTMRGARTSAWQIEPDIAIAVDVTFTSDIPGADKRLFGDVALAKGPTLSIGAAMHPAIHARLLELARKHKIPYQVEIAPGRTGTDADAIHDLRGGAAMAVVGIPNRYMHSPNEVISLKDLDAAVRLITEFVLSLDDKLDLTR
- the ribD gene encoding bifunctional diaminohydroxyphosphoribosylaminopyrimidine deaminase/5-amino-6-(5-phosphoribosylamino)uracil reductase RibD, encoding MNQRGKILNATQRTDAKYMKLALKAAENARGICSPNPFVGAVVVKDGKVMAEGWTQKCGGDHAEVQALAKAGKQARGADLYVTLEPCSHFGKTPPCTEAIISAGIKRVVFGLLDPNPLVNGKGMLRLQEVGVEAVPGIMKPEISRQLEYYLCRMQKHRPFVIWKTALSLDGKYAAQDGSSRWISSEKSRALVHQLRSEVDVVLTGIGTVLADDPQLNVRLRNPLKQPLRAVLDPKLQLSLDSRVVAGQGSNPTLVFCARGRDRSPKAEILMQQGVSIHPVTASGNNLNLREILGILHQQGHYAILLECGSKLASAFFSARLVDKCHIFYGAKILGGKKAALLEFDIPTISSALALEDVSCEALGNDLLVRAYPVF
- a CDS encoding cupin domain-containing protein gives rise to the protein MKIIHFDQAKLEPVNAEGAAGTKIRWLVAQKDGAPNFALRMFEVEPQGHTPFHIHDWEHEVYVLEGTGVLQTERGDLPFAAHDAIYVDPGLKHAFKNTGTGIMKFLCIIPHEQPQPKKTVNPFAEETANNC